In one Methylobacterium sp. SyP6R genomic region, the following are encoded:
- a CDS encoding glycosyltransferase family 2 protein: MFVEVRSPQGAALVLPGELAFLLGQGVDLGLVRDAALLARREGTEPAAALLRAGLMSEADYYAALARALGRPFRGTGLVLHPAARFPDDIRLGAAVGAAGEVFLAPPPGAVAALLSAGAPPGAVFTTPAALAGAVLATAGPRAAARAAEALEVRAPDWAYRPGLHPAQVLVLLLGVAAALLLVEASPWLQLALLVLLNLAVLAVIVFRLAAPLLRPAALPDLGSDLAPDLASDLGPLPDAELPVYTVLVALYRETKVVPRLVRALARLDYPASKLDVKFVIEADDTATAAALAALPLPARFEVVTAPPGLPRTKPRALNVALPLARGEHLVVYDAEDVPDPRQLKAAAALFRAGPDRLACLQGRLVIDNTEDSWLTRCFTLEYAALFDVLLPLLTAAHLPVPLGGTTTHFRTQVLRELHGWDAWNVTEDADLGLRLSLAGYRVGDLPLATLEEAPARVRPWLRQRTRWMKGFVQTTITHSRHPIRAWRRLGPLGLLCAVAMVPGTVVSALAYPFGIGLAAWTLAAGPLPAGPDLLANLVTATGLTVFAAGLAAMWLPALAGGLRRGWWSLAPWVLMLPVYYGLVSVAAWLGLIELLLAPHRWNKTEHGLSATSRTGAMRRRS; this comes from the coding sequence ATGTTCGTCGAGGTCCGGTCTCCGCAGGGTGCAGCCCTCGTCCTGCCCGGCGAGCTCGCCTTCCTGCTCGGCCAGGGGGTCGACCTCGGGCTCGTCCGTGATGCCGCCCTCCTGGCGCGCCGGGAGGGCACGGAGCCGGCCGCAGCCCTGCTGCGCGCGGGACTGATGAGCGAGGCCGATTATTACGCCGCCCTCGCCCGGGCGCTCGGCCGGCCGTTCCGCGGCACCGGCCTCGTCCTGCATCCCGCGGCGCGGTTTCCCGACGACATCCGTCTCGGTGCCGCCGTCGGCGCTGCGGGAGAGGTCTTTCTGGCCCCGCCGCCCGGGGCGGTCGCGGCGCTCCTCTCGGCCGGTGCGCCGCCCGGCGCCGTCTTCACCACGCCGGCGGCGCTCGCCGGCGCCGTGCTCGCCACCGCCGGGCCCCGCGCCGCCGCACGGGCCGCCGAGGCGCTGGAGGTGCGCGCGCCCGACTGGGCCTATCGCCCGGGGCTGCATCCGGCGCAGGTTCTCGTGCTGCTGCTCGGGGTCGCGGCGGCCCTGCTGCTGGTCGAAGCGTCGCCTTGGCTGCAGCTCGCCCTTCTGGTCCTCCTCAACCTCGCGGTCCTGGCGGTGATCGTCTTCCGCCTCGCCGCCCCGCTGCTGCGGCCGGCAGCCCTGCCCGACTTGGGATCCGACTTGGCCCCCGACTTGGCCTCCGATTTAGGCCCCCTGCCGGATGCGGAACTGCCGGTCTACACCGTGCTGGTGGCGCTCTACCGCGAGACGAAGGTGGTGCCGCGCCTGGTGCGCGCGCTCGCCCGCCTCGACTACCCGGCCTCCAAGCTCGACGTGAAATTCGTGATCGAGGCCGACGACACGGCCACCGCGGCGGCTTTGGCCGCCCTGCCGCTGCCGGCCCGGTTCGAGGTGGTCACGGCGCCGCCCGGCCTGCCGCGCACCAAGCCGCGGGCCCTCAACGTCGCCCTGCCGCTCGCCCGCGGCGAGCACCTCGTGGTCTACGACGCCGAGGACGTGCCGGATCCGCGCCAGCTGAAGGCGGCCGCCGCCCTGTTCCGCGCCGGCCCGGACCGGCTCGCCTGCCTGCAGGGCCGGCTGGTGATCGACAACACCGAGGATTCCTGGCTTACCCGCTGCTTCACCCTCGAATATGCGGCTTTGTTCGACGTGCTGCTGCCGCTGCTGACGGCGGCGCACCTGCCGGTGCCGCTCGGCGGGACGACGACGCATTTCCGCACGCAGGTCTTGCGCGAGCTGCACGGCTGGGACGCCTGGAACGTCACCGAGGATGCCGATCTGGGCCTGCGCCTGTCGCTCGCCGGCTACCGGGTCGGCGACCTGCCGCTCGCGACCCTGGAGGAGGCGCCCGCGCGGGTCCGGCCCTGGCTGCGCCAGCGCACCCGCTGGATGAAGGGCTTCGTCCAGACCACCATCACCCATAGCCGGCACCCCATCCGGGCCTGGCGGCGCCTCGGGCCGCTGGGCCTGCTCTGCGCGGTGGCGATGGTGCCCGGCACGGTCGTCTCGGCCCTGGCCTACCCGTTCGGGATCGGGCTGGCGGCCTGGACCCTCGCCGCCGGCCCGCTGCCGGCAGGTCCCGACCTCCTCGCCAACCTGGTGACGGCGACGGGCCTGACCGTCTTCGCCGCCGGCCTCGCGGCGATGTGGCTGCCGGCGCTCGCCGGCGGGTTGCGGCGGGGCTGGTGGAGCCTCGCCCCCTGGGTGCTGATGCTGCCGGTCTATTACGGCCTCGTCAGCGTCGCCGCCTGGCTCGGCCTCATCGAATTGCTGCTCGCGCCCCATCGCTGGAACAAGACCGAGCACGGCCTCTCCGCCACCTCGCGCACGGGCGCGATGCGGCGGAGGAGCTGA
- a CDS encoding SCO family protein, whose product MPLTPRMRRAAIPLLVFVLGLAVLGFAASLMLGRPVATGVSAVGGPFTLVDQDGRTVTDRDFSGKPHLVFFGFTHCPDICPTTLQQISDVLAALGPKGNDVKALFVTVDPERDDPKALKDYLSSFDPRIVGLTGSPEAVAATVKAYRAYSRKVPLKEGDYTMEHTALVYIMDGRGHFVGSLNLMRPAKDAAAEVARQL is encoded by the coding sequence ATGCCCCTCACGCCCCGGATGCGCCGCGCCGCGATCCCGCTCCTCGTCTTCGTTCTCGGCCTCGCGGTGCTGGGCTTTGCCGCCAGCCTGATGCTCGGCCGGCCCGTCGCCACCGGCGTCAGCGCGGTCGGCGGGCCGTTCACCCTGGTGGACCAGGACGGCCGCACGGTCACCGACCGGGACTTTTCCGGCAAGCCGCACCTGGTGTTCTTCGGCTTCACGCATTGCCCGGACATCTGCCCGACCACCCTGCAGCAGATCTCCGACGTGCTGGCGGCGCTCGGGCCGAAGGGGAACGACGTGAAGGCGCTGTTCGTCACCGTCGACCCCGAGCGCGACGACCCGAAGGCGCTGAAGGACTACCTGTCGAGCTTCGATCCCCGCATCGTCGGGCTCACCGGCTCGCCCGAGGCGGTCGCCGCCACCGTGAAGGCCTACCGGGCCTATAGCCGCAAGGTGCCGCTGAAGGAGGGCGACTACACGATGGAGCACACCGCGCTCGTCTACATCATGGATGGACGCGGCCACTTCGTGGGCTCACTCAACCTGATGCGCCCGGCCAAGGACGCCGCCGCCGAGGTGGCGCGCCAGCTCTGA
- the serA gene encoding phosphoglycerate dehydrogenase yields the protein MADKLSLPKDKIRVLLLEGINDSAVALLEASGYVTVTRLAKALDPADLHQALKGVHIVGIRSRTQLDEAAFEAADRLMAVGCFSVGTNQVDLDAARRRGIPVFNAPFSNTRSVAELVIGEIVMLLRRIVPRSVSAHVGGWDKSANGSFEVRGKTLGIVGYGNIGSQLSNLAEAMGMRVIFHDLTDRLRHGNTEPVESLNALLSQSDVVSLHVPENASTHNMIGEAEIRAMKPGAYLINNSRGTVVDLEALASALKDGHLRGAAVDVFPVEPKSNQDRFVSPLQGLENVILTPHIGGSTEEAQERIGAEVARKLVDYSDIGSTVGAVNFPQVQLPARPTGLRFIHVQRNLPGMLGRLNETFARKQINIAAQFYQTDGEVGYVVVETDTTDVDPDALLEELRSIDGTIRARLLYERR from the coding sequence ATGGCCGACAAGCTCTCACTGCCCAAGGACAAGATTCGCGTCCTGCTGCTCGAAGGCATCAACGACAGCGCGGTGGCGCTGCTCGAGGCATCCGGCTACGTCACCGTCACGCGGCTGGCCAAGGCCCTCGATCCGGCCGACCTGCACCAGGCGCTGAAGGGCGTCCACATCGTCGGCATCCGCTCGCGCACCCAGCTCGACGAGGCCGCTTTCGAAGCCGCCGACCGGCTGATGGCCGTCGGTTGCTTCTCGGTCGGCACCAACCAGGTCGATCTCGACGCGGCGCGCCGGCGCGGCATCCCGGTCTTCAACGCGCCGTTCTCCAACACCCGCTCGGTGGCCGAGCTGGTCATCGGCGAGATCGTGATGCTGCTGCGGCGCATCGTGCCGCGCTCGGTCTCGGCCCATGTCGGCGGCTGGGACAAGTCGGCCAACGGCTCGTTCGAGGTCCGCGGCAAGACGCTCGGCATCGTCGGCTACGGCAATATCGGCTCGCAGCTCTCGAACCTCGCCGAGGCGATGGGCATGCGGGTGATCTTCCACGATCTCACCGACCGCCTGCGCCACGGCAACACCGAGCCGGTCGAGAGCCTGAACGCGCTCTTGAGCCAGAGCGACGTGGTCTCGCTGCACGTGCCCGAGAACGCCTCGACCCACAACATGATCGGCGAGGCCGAGATCCGGGCGATGAAGCCCGGCGCGTACCTCATCAACAATTCCCGCGGCACGGTGGTCGATCTCGAAGCCCTGGCCTCCGCCCTGAAGGACGGCCACCTGCGGGGTGCGGCCGTCGACGTGTTCCCGGTCGAGCCGAAATCGAACCAGGATCGCTTCGTCTCGCCGCTCCAGGGGCTCGAGAACGTCATCCTGACCCCGCATATCGGCGGCTCGACCGAGGAGGCGCAGGAGCGCATCGGCGCCGAGGTGGCGCGCAAGCTCGTCGATTACTCGGATATCGGCTCGACGGTCGGCGCGGTGAACTTTCCGCAGGTGCAGCTGCCGGCCCGGCCGACCGGCCTGCGCTTCATCCACGTGCAGCGCAACCTGCCGGGCATGCTCGGACGCCTCAACGAGACCTTCGCCCGCAAGCAGATCAACATCGCGGCGCAGTTCTACCAGACCGACGGCGAGGTCGGTTACGTCGTGGTCGAGACCGACACGACCGACGTCGACCCGGACGCCCTGCTCGAGGAGCTGCGCTCCATCGACGGCACGATCCGGGCGCGGCTGCTGTACGAGCGCCGCTGA
- a CDS encoding aspartate-semialdehyde dehydrogenase has product MGYKVAVVGATGNVGREMLDILAERAFPADTVVALASRRSLGQEVSFGDKTLKVQALDQYDFSDTDICLMSAGGETSKEWSPRIGSQGCVVIDNSSAFRYDSDVPLIVPEVNADAVVGFTKKNIIANPNCSTAQLVVALKPLHEAATIKRVVVATYQSVSGAGKEGMDELFNQTRAVFTAGEVKMQKFTKRIAFNVIPHIDVFMEDGSTKEEWKMVAETKKMLDPKIKLTATCVRVPVFIGHSEAVNVEFERPLSAEEATQILRSAPGILVDDKRENGGYITPHEAAGEDATYISRIREDITVENGLSFWCVSDNLRKGAALNTVQIAEVLINRKLIQPKQKAA; this is encoded by the coding sequence ATGGGTTACAAGGTTGCCGTCGTCGGAGCCACCGGCAATGTGGGCCGCGAGATGCTCGACATCCTGGCCGAGCGCGCCTTCCCAGCCGATACCGTGGTGGCGCTCGCCTCCCGCCGCAGCCTGGGCCAGGAGGTCTCCTTCGGCGACAAGACCCTGAAGGTCCAGGCCCTCGACCAGTACGACTTCTCCGACACCGACATCTGCCTGATGTCGGCCGGCGGCGAGACCTCGAAGGAATGGTCGCCCCGCATCGGCAGCCAAGGCTGCGTCGTCATCGATAACTCGTCGGCCTTCCGCTACGATTCCGACGTGCCGCTGATCGTGCCGGAGGTGAATGCCGACGCCGTGGTGGGCTTCACCAAGAAGAACATCATCGCCAACCCGAACTGCTCGACCGCGCAGCTCGTCGTGGCCCTCAAGCCCCTGCACGAGGCCGCCACCATCAAGCGCGTCGTCGTGGCGACCTACCAGTCGGTCTCCGGCGCCGGCAAGGAAGGGATGGACGAGCTGTTCAACCAGACCCGCGCGGTGTTCACCGCCGGCGAGGTCAAGATGCAGAAGTTCACCAAGCGCATCGCCTTCAACGTCATCCCGCACATCGACGTCTTCATGGAGGACGGCTCCACCAAGGAAGAGTGGAAGATGGTGGCCGAGACGAAGAAGATGCTCGACCCCAAGATCAAGCTGACGGCGACCTGCGTGCGCGTGCCGGTGTTCATCGGCCACTCCGAGGCGGTGAACGTCGAGTTCGAGCGCCCGCTCTCGGCCGAGGAAGCCACCCAGATCCTGCGCTCGGCGCCCGGCATCCTGGTCGACGACAAGCGCGAGAACGGCGGCTACATCACCCCCCACGAGGCGGCGGGCGAGGACGCGACCTACATCTCGCGCATCCGCGAGGACATCACGGTCGAGAACGGCCTGTCGTTCTGGTGCGTGTCGGACAACCTGCGCAAGGGCGCGGCGCTGAACACGGTCCAGATCGCCGAGGTGCTGATCAACCGCAAGCTGATCCAGCCGAAGCAGAAGGCCGCTTGA
- the amaB gene encoding L-piperidine-6-carboxylate dehydrogenase — protein sequence MAPTILSVRDDTLALLERLGVPAAAFAEKGLPARSPVDGGVVATVRETTSDEAEAVMANAAQAFLAWRRVPGPRRGELVRLLAEELRAHKDDLGRLVTLEAGKILSEGLGEVQEMIDICDFAVGLSRQLHGLTIATERPDHRMMEVWHPLGVCGVISAFNFPVAVWSWNAALALVCGDPVIWKPSEKTPLTALAVHALAMTAVKRFGADAPDGLLGLLIGGRDLGERLVDDQRVALVSATGSTAMGRQVAPKLAARFARAILELGGNNAAIVAPSADLDLALRAIAFAAMGTAGQRCTTLRRLFVHDSVYDALVPRLKAAYGSVRIGDPRDPATLIGPLIDVAAADAMARALDEARAIGGTVHGGERLRDIRGEAAAYVRPALVEMPEQAGPMRRETFAPILYVTRYRDLEEAILAQNAVAAGLSSSIFTKDLSEAETFLSASGSDCGIANVNIGPSGAEIGGAFGGEKETGGGREAGSDSWKAYMRRATNTINYGKTLPLAQGVTFEV from the coding sequence ATGGCCCCCACCATCCTGTCCGTCCGCGACGACACCCTGGCGCTGCTGGAGCGCCTCGGCGTCCCGGCCGCGGCCTTCGCAGAGAAGGGCCTCCCGGCGCGCTCGCCGGTCGATGGCGGCGTGGTGGCGACGGTCCGCGAGACCACCTCCGACGAGGCCGAGGCGGTGATGGCGAATGCGGCCCAGGCCTTCCTTGCCTGGCGCCGTGTACCCGGCCCGCGCCGCGGCGAGCTGGTGCGGCTGCTGGCCGAGGAGCTGCGCGCCCACAAGGACGATCTCGGCCGGCTCGTGACCCTGGAGGCCGGCAAGATCCTCTCGGAGGGCCTCGGCGAGGTCCAGGAGATGATCGACATCTGCGACTTCGCGGTCGGCCTGTCGCGGCAATTGCACGGGCTCACCATCGCCACCGAGCGGCCGGACCACCGCATGATGGAGGTCTGGCACCCGCTCGGCGTCTGCGGCGTCATCTCCGCGTTCAACTTCCCCGTGGCGGTGTGGTCGTGGAACGCGGCTTTGGCCCTCGTCTGCGGCGATCCGGTGATCTGGAAGCCGTCGGAGAAGACTCCGCTCACCGCCCTCGCCGTCCATGCGCTCGCCATGACGGCGGTCAAGCGCTTCGGTGCGGACGCGCCCGACGGCCTGCTCGGGCTCCTGATCGGCGGCCGGGACCTCGGCGAGCGGCTGGTCGATGACCAGCGGGTGGCTCTCGTGTCGGCCACCGGCTCGACCGCGATGGGAAGGCAGGTGGCGCCGAAGCTCGCCGCCCGCTTCGCCCGGGCGATCCTGGAGCTCGGCGGCAACAACGCCGCTATCGTGGCGCCTTCCGCCGATCTCGACCTGGCTTTGCGCGCCATCGCCTTCGCGGCGATGGGCACCGCCGGCCAGCGCTGCACCACCTTGCGGCGGCTCTTCGTGCACGACAGCGTCTACGATGCGCTCGTGCCGCGCCTGAAGGCCGCCTACGGCTCGGTGCGGATCGGCGATCCGCGCGATCCCGCCACCCTGATCGGCCCGCTGATCGACGTGGCCGCGGCCGACGCCATGGCCCGCGCCCTCGACGAGGCACGCGCCATCGGCGGCACGGTCCATGGCGGCGAGCGCCTGCGCGACATCCGCGGCGAGGCGGCGGCCTATGTCCGACCGGCCCTCGTCGAGATGCCCGAGCAAGCCGGCCCGATGCGCCGCGAGACCTTCGCACCGATCCTCTACGTGACCCGCTACCGCGATCTGGAGGAGGCGATCCTCGCCCAGAACGCGGTCGCGGCCGGCCTGTCCTCGTCGATCTTCACCAAGGACCTGTCGGAGGCCGAGACCTTCCTGTCGGCCTCGGGCTCCGATTGCGGCATCGCCAACGTCAATATCGGCCCGTCGGGCGCCGAGATCGGCGGCGCCTTCGGCGGCGAGAAGGAGACCGGCGGCGGCCGCGAGGCGGGCTCGGATTCGTGGAAGGCCTATATGCGGCGCGCCACCAATACCATCAATTACGGCAAGACCCTGCCGCTGGCGCAGGGCGTGACGTTCGAGGTGTAG
- a CDS encoding M20 aminoacylase family protein encodes MPVINRVAALSDEITAWRRDFHQHPELLFALDRTSGLVAERLRAFGCDEVVTGLGKTGVVGVIRGRDTGSGKVVALRADMDALPIEETSGVPHRSTVPGKMHACGHDGHTAMLLGAAKYLAETRNFDGTAIVIFQPAEEGGGGADVMLKDGLMERFGIQEVYGLHNMPGLPLGSFAIRPGAIMAAADRITITVNGKGGHAAAPHNCIDPVLVASHIVTALQSITSRTIDPIESAVISITQVKAGDAFNVIPEFAILNGTVRTLSESVRDLCEARIAQVASNVAAAFGATATADYGRGYPVTANDPGRSSFMADVAAEVSGEGAVERAVQPMMGAEDFSYMLNARPGAYIFLGTGPGAGLHHPAYDFNDQAAPYGVSLFARVIERAMPAA; translated from the coding sequence ATGCCCGTCATCAACCGCGTCGCCGCCCTCTCCGACGAGATCACGGCCTGGCGCCGCGACTTCCACCAGCATCCCGAATTGCTGTTCGCCCTCGACCGCACCTCCGGCCTGGTGGCCGAGCGGCTGCGGGCCTTCGGCTGCGACGAGGTGGTGACCGGACTGGGGAAAACCGGCGTCGTCGGGGTGATCCGCGGCCGCGACACCGGCTCGGGCAAGGTCGTGGCCTTGCGCGCCGACATGGATGCCCTGCCGATCGAGGAGACGAGCGGCGTTCCCCACCGCTCGACGGTGCCGGGCAAGATGCACGCCTGCGGCCATGACGGGCACACGGCGATGCTGCTCGGTGCCGCCAAGTACCTGGCCGAGACCCGCAACTTCGACGGCACGGCGATCGTCATCTTCCAGCCGGCCGAGGAGGGCGGCGGCGGTGCCGACGTGATGCTGAAGGACGGCCTGATGGAGCGCTTCGGCATCCAGGAGGTCTACGGCCTGCACAACATGCCGGGCCTGCCGCTGGGCAGCTTCGCGATCCGCCCCGGCGCGATCATGGCGGCGGCCGACCGGATCACCATCACGGTCAACGGCAAGGGCGGCCACGCGGCGGCGCCGCACAACTGCATCGATCCGGTGCTGGTCGCCTCCCACATCGTCACCGCCCTGCAATCGATCACCTCGCGGACGATCGACCCGATCGAGTCGGCGGTGATCTCGATCACCCAGGTGAAGGCCGGTGACGCCTTCAACGTGATCCCGGAATTCGCGATCCTCAACGGCACGGTGCGCACCCTCTCCGAGAGCGTCCGCGACCTGTGCGAGGCGCGCATCGCGCAGGTGGCCTCGAACGTCGCCGCCGCCTTCGGGGCGACGGCGACCGCCGATTACGGCCGCGGCTACCCGGTGACCGCCAACGATCCGGGCCGGTCGAGCTTCATGGCCGACGTCGCGGCGGAAGTCTCGGGCGAGGGCGCGGTGGAGCGCGCGGTGCAGCCGATGATGGGCGCGGAGGATTTCTCCTACATGCTGAACGCCCGGCCCGGCGCCTACATCTTCCTCGGCACCGGTCCGGGTGCGGGCCTGCACCACCCGGCCTACGACTTCAACGACCAGGCCGCGCCCTACGGCGTGTCGCTGTTCGCCCGGGTGATCGAGCGGGCGATGCCGGCGGCGTGA
- a CDS encoding ABC transporter substrate-binding protein: protein MSPVKFRPLLASLAATALVAIAGAAPAAAANTFRFAFQGDLKSLDPYTLKETFTIAAHGAVYESLVTRDKDLKLVPGLAESWETPEPTRYRFHLRKNVKFHDGSPFTADDVIFSAERVRAPGSNFQTNVPADATFVKVDDHTVDMVLKNPNPIALYQFGNWYIMSKTWAEKHDALKPTPVAATAPSYAALHENGTGPFVITEHQPGVRTVFKKFDGYWGKVESNLDEAVFTTISNDATRVAALISGEVDWIDPVPLQDQSRVSSSPTAVVVNAPELRTIYLGMDQTSDELRGSNVKGKNPFKDVRVREAFFRAIDEDAIVKRVMRGQATPAALLIAPPLFPLAGEFKRPAYDPNKAKALLAEAGYPNGFEVPLDCPNDRYVNDEAICQAVTSMLARVGVKVNLIAQPKAKYFAKILKPAFDTSFYMLGWTPSSMDSHNILYEIAGCRNDKASPRGTTNLGNYCNPKVDALADKIERETDQEARNLMIKQAYEIVMGDWGYIPLHQQALAWGVSKKVKLVPRADNQMMLYWVSKEP, encoded by the coding sequence ATGTCGCCTGTGAAGTTCCGTCCGCTGCTGGCCAGCCTCGCCGCCACCGCCCTTGTGGCGATCGCCGGCGCCGCGCCGGCCGCGGCCGCCAACACCTTCCGGTTCGCCTTCCAGGGCGACCTCAAGTCCCTCGACCCGTACACCCTCAAGGAAACGTTCACGATCGCGGCGCACGGCGCGGTCTACGAATCGCTCGTCACCCGCGACAAGGACCTGAAGCTGGTCCCGGGCCTCGCCGAATCCTGGGAGACTCCGGAGCCGACCCGCTACCGCTTCCACCTGCGCAAGAACGTCAAGTTCCACGACGGCTCGCCCTTCACCGCCGACGACGTGATCTTCTCCGCCGAGCGCGTGCGGGCGCCGGGCTCGAACTTCCAGACCAACGTGCCGGCGGACGCCACCTTCGTGAAGGTGGACGACCACACCGTCGACATGGTGCTGAAGAACCCCAACCCGATCGCCCTCTACCAGTTCGGCAACTGGTACATCATGTCGAAGACCTGGGCCGAGAAGCACGACGCGCTGAAGCCCACCCCGGTCGCCGCCACGGCCCCGAGCTACGCCGCGCTCCACGAGAACGGCACCGGCCCGTTCGTCATCACCGAGCACCAGCCCGGCGTGCGCACGGTGTTCAAGAAGTTCGACGGCTACTGGGGCAAGGTCGAGTCGAACCTCGACGAGGCGGTCTTCACCACCATCAGCAACGACGCCACCCGCGTCGCCGCGCTGATCTCGGGCGAGGTCGACTGGATCGACCCGGTCCCGCTCCAGGACCAGAGCCGCGTCAGTTCGAGCCCCACCGCCGTGGTGGTGAACGCGCCGGAGTTGCGGACGATCTATCTCGGCATGGACCAGACCAGCGACGAGCTGCGCGGCTCCAACGTCAAGGGCAAGAACCCGTTCAAGGACGTGCGGGTGCGCGAGGCGTTCTTCCGGGCGATCGACGAGGATGCGATCGTCAAGCGCGTCATGCGCGGCCAGGCGACCCCGGCCGCCCTTCTGATCGCCCCGCCGCTCTTCCCGCTCGCCGGCGAGTTCAAGCGCCCGGCCTACGACCCGAACAAAGCGAAGGCGCTGCTGGCGGAAGCCGGCTACCCGAACGGCTTCGAGGTGCCCCTCGACTGCCCGAACGACCGCTACGTCAACGACGAGGCGATCTGCCAGGCCGTGACCTCGATGCTCGCCCGCGTCGGCGTCAAGGTGAACCTGATCGCCCAGCCCAAGGCGAAGTACTTCGCCAAGATCCTGAAGCCCGCCTTCGACACCTCTTTCTACATGCTGGGGTGGACGCCCTCGTCGATGGACTCGCACAACATCCTGTACGAGATCGCCGGATGCCGGAACGACAAGGCCTCGCCGCGCGGCACCACCAACCTCGGGAATTACTGCAACCCGAAGGTCGATGCCCTGGCCGACAAGATCGAGCGCGAGACCGACCAGGAGGCCCGCAACCTGATGATCAAGCAGGCCTACGAGATCGTCATGGGGGATTGGGGCTACATCCCGCTCCACCAGCAGGCTTTGGCCTGGGGCGTGTCGAAGAAGGTCAAGCTGGTGCCGCGGGCCGACAACCAGATGATGCTGTACTGGGTGTCGAAGGAGCCGTAA
- a CDS encoding ABC transporter permease — protein sequence MLAFILRRLLQSVGVLLAVGLIAFAMFRFAGDPVNQLVAPDTPYAERLQIRQSLGLDDPVLVQFARYAGNAVRGQFGNSYQFRQPVSTLLAERMPATLELAFCATLFALTAGILMGVYSALRRDSVGAKLVQAISLIGVSLPTFLIGILLIFLFSVTLGWLPSYGRGDTVRIGWWTTGFLTVSGLKALILPSITLGLFQMTLIMRLVRAEMLEVLRTDYIRFARARGLTTRSIHFGHALKNTLVPVITVAGLQLGSIIAFSIITETVFQWPGMGLLFVQAVQNVDVPIMAAYLLLVALIFVTINLVVDLLYTIVDPRLRLSVRRAT from the coding sequence ATGCTCGCCTTCATTCTCCGCCGCCTGCTGCAATCCGTCGGGGTGCTGCTGGCGGTCGGGCTGATCGCCTTCGCGATGTTCCGCTTCGCCGGCGATCCGGTGAACCAGCTGGTCGCGCCGGATACGCCCTATGCCGAGCGGCTGCAGATCCGCCAGAGCCTCGGCCTCGACGATCCGGTGCTGGTGCAGTTCGCCCGCTATGCCGGCAACGCCGTGCGCGGCCAGTTCGGCAACTCTTACCAGTTCCGCCAGCCGGTCTCGACCTTGCTCGCCGAGCGCATGCCCGCGACCCTCGAACTGGCCTTCTGCGCCACACTGTTCGCGCTCACCGCCGGCATCCTGATGGGGGTCTATTCGGCGCTCCGCCGCGACAGCGTCGGCGCCAAGCTCGTCCAGGCGATCTCGCTGATCGGCGTCTCGCTGCCGACCTTCCTGATCGGCATCCTGCTTATCTTCCTGTTCTCGGTCACCCTCGGCTGGCTGCCGTCCTACGGCCGCGGCGACACGGTGCGGATCGGCTGGTGGACCACCGGCTTCCTCACCGTATCCGGCCTCAAGGCCCTGATCCTGCCCTCGATCACCCTCGGGCTTTTCCAGATGACGCTGATCATGCGCCTCGTCCGGGCCGAGATGCTGGAGGTCCTGCGCACCGACTACATCCGCTTCGCCCGCGCCCGGGGCCTCACCACGCGCTCGATCCATTTCGGCCACGCGCTGAAGAACACGCTGGTTCCGGTCATCACGGTCGCGGGCCTTCAGCTCGGCTCGATCATCGCCTTCTCGATCATCACCGAGACGGTGTTCCAGTGGCCCGGCATGGGCCTCCTGTTCGTGCAGGCGGTGCAGAACGTCGACGTGCCGATCATGGCCGCCTACCTGCTGCTGGTCGCCCTCATCTTCGTGACGATCAACCTCGTGGTCGATCTCCTCTACACCATCGTCGATCCGCGCCTGCGCCTCTCGGTGCGGCGGGCGACGTGA